AAGTGTATTTTCTTAAATAATGAAACACCTATTAAAAGTGCAGGTACATGTCGAAACATTGGATTAAAGATAGCTAAAGGGAAATGGCTATTATTTGCTGATTCAGATGATGTTTTTTTGAACAATGCATTTGAAGTGTTTGATTCATATTCTGAAAGTATTGATGACATTATTTTCTTTAAATCAAAAAGCTTAATTGAAGGGTCTAATAATATTTCTGAACGAAATGTGTATTTAACGAATTTGATTGATAAAAATTTAAATGAAAATGATGAGTCAATTAGGTATATGTATTTCCCTCCGTGGGGGAAATTAATTAAACATAAACTGGTTAGTGAAAATGAAATTCTATTTGATGAAGTAATCGCATCAAATGATGTTATGTTCTCACTAAAAACTGCTTTATTTGCAAAGAAAATATCATCAGTTAATGAAACTGTTTATTGTGTTTATAAACGTGTTAATAGTTTGACTACGACACATTCTAAGACTAATAGAAGATCAAGGCTTGAAGTTGCATTGAATAGAAATGAACTTCTTTCTCAATATGGTCTTAAATATTATCAATTTTCTTTCTTATCAATTGTTTTAAATTTTAAAGATGTTTTTACAATGAAACTATTTGTAAAGTTCTTTAAATCAATTGTTCTTTTTAGGCAAAGAATGTTACCTAATAATATTTCGATAAAAAAAATAAAAGATTTCTTATCTAGATGGTTTTAATATCTAATAATTTGAGCATGTTATGAAGTTGATTAGCGTCATTATTCCAGTAAAAGATAGAATTACAGAACTGAAACGAACATTAGACACTGTTCTTAATCAAAGCTATGAAAATATAGAAGTTATTGTTGCTGAAAATAACAGTAAATTCCCAGAAGAAATAGAAGAGTTGATTAAGTCCGAGTATGGTGAAAATGTACACTACCTAAAAGTTCATCCATGTAAAAATGCAAATATTGCTAGAAATGCTGGAGCTAATGCTTCAAGAGGAGAGTATGTTGCATTTTTGGATTCTGATGATGAATGGGAAAGTGATTATTTAGCTTCGTCATTAACTCATTTAACTGAGTGTGATGTGGATTTTGTCTATTCCAGTGCAATTATTAATGATTCAGTAAGTTTAAAAACGGTAACCGCAC
The Aliivibrio fischeri ATCC 7744 = JCM 18803 = DSM 507 DNA segment above includes these coding regions:
- a CDS encoding glycosyltransferase family A protein is translated as MKYSIIIPHFNDFKSLERLLNSIPSRDDIEIIVIDDKSTDEYDLDSIKSKCIFLNNETPIKSAGTCRNIGLKIAKGKWLLFADSDDVFLNNAFEVFDSYSESIDDIIFFKSKSLIEGSNNISERNVYLTNLIDKNLNENDESIRYMYFPPWGKLIKHKLVSENEILFDEVIASNDVMFSLKTALFAKKISSVNETVYCVYKRVNSLTTTHSKTNRRSRLEVALNRNELLSQYGLKYYQFSFLSIVLNFKDVFTMKLFVKFFKSIVLFRQRMLPNNISIKKIKDFLSRWF